ACGGGAGGAGTATGTTAAGGAACAACGCAGGCTCTCGGACCTTGCGACACCCATTCGCACACGGTTACTTGAGGTTTATCGCTCACTCCTGGTGATCAGAGCCTAGTCGGTAGATCTACTTATCCCGGGGTTAATAGTTGTGAAATAACCCCGCTACAGGCCTCATTATTTCTGATATCTTCAAGCGAATATGCGCTCAATTGCACTGAAACTCATCGCTCTGCTTGTTTTCGCTTGCCTGAGCTACTATGCAACAACCTATGTAACCGAAGATGATCTTATTGATCTGAAAATTTATCTCTATAGTGCCGAGCGCCTCAGTCGAGGTGAGCCTATCTATAATGTTCGCTATGCATTTCCCCTACGCGCTACAGATTTTGAATTGCAATACCTCTACCCTCCAGCCCTTGCCGCACTCCTCGCCCCATTAGTAAGTATCTCCACTACGATAATAACTCCGATAATAACTCCGATAATCATATTCGTCTGGCAATGCGGGAGCATAATCGCCCTCGCTTTAACGGCATATATGCTTGCACAGTTGCTATCTGGGTACTTAGGTACAGGCCGATCACCAGCAAACAGCTACGTCTTATTCTTACTCCTAGCACTGTGGCCCCCTACACTTTACGGCATTGCGTGGGGTCAAGTGAACGCTTTTATCCTGGCCCTATTGGTCGGCGCTGCATTTTTTACCTCGAAACGACGAGACCGCCTAGCAGGACTGTCTCTAGGTCTTGCAATCGCCCTCAAGGCAACCCCTGCAATCCTGATTGTGCCATTTATAGTAAACAAGCGCTGGCGGGCGCTCTTTTATTGCTGCTTGGGAGCGCTGGCTGCTCATCTTCCCCTCATGCTGTATCCAAACGGTCTTGCAACGATCCAGAGCTTTCTGAGTACAGTAGGCGAGATAGCCGCAGGGCAGGTAGTTAAGGATCCCTTCTACGACTACTCACTACGTCACTTTGCGCCGTTCTTTGTTGATGCACCGGCGACGCTTTTTTTGGTGTTTTCACTCTCTCTCATAACCGCATATCTAGTGCTACTGTTTCGCATGTCGCGCCTACCCGTTAATGGCGCACCGCAATCGTTATCACACGATCTTCTGTGTGCTTTCCAGCTCCTTAGCGGTATCCCAATCATGATCATTACCTCCCCCCTTGTTTGGTTTCATCACTTAGTTTGGCTCTTTCCGCCCTTGGCAGCAGTAATGTTTTTGGGCAAGACCCCCTTTATTCGTGGATCCGGGCGGCTGATATATATCATTTTAGCCCCTTTGTTATATGTGCACGTATTTATTCGCCACTGGGAGCAGCCTGGAGAGTGGATTATCAAAACACTCCCGCTAGTCCTCTCTGTAATGACATTTTTTTTGCTGGCAAAGCTTATTACACGTCACCGCACCGAGTAGCTGCTAAATAGTTACGGCAACGCCTTATAAATCTGGCCAAATAATCCGGTCAATATCTTTAGCTCGCGCGTTGATAGCCTGCCTCGACGGGTAACGTTAATCAGAAGATCTCGCACATGTTGCGGTGCGTGTTCATTGAGAAACCCTACGTCCTCTGAAACTCTAAGCACCATATCGGTAAAGTTCTCAAGTTGTGCACTCGTTGGCCAATCGTCATGAAGTGGGCCAATAACATCTTGCTTGCTGCTACGCAGGGCATAGAGCGCTAGGAGCACCGCTTGCGCCAAGTTGTATGAGCGATTCCCTGCTGCTGACGGTATGCGGACTAGAAACTGACAGAGTGGAAAATGCTCCCTACGGAGCCCCACCTCCTCGGAGCCAAAAACTAAGGCGATCGTTCGATGCGGGCCATCTACAAGCGAGCCCGTCCACTCACTTAAGAGTCGTTGCGGAGTGCGGTGGCGTCCACTATCAGAGGCAAAGCCTACAACCTCGTGCGCGTCGGCTACGGCTTCTCTCAGTAGATCAAAGCGCGCGGCGTTATCAATTACATCACAACCCCAACACGAGACCCCCCGCGCCATCTCAGGGTCAAAGCGCTCAGGCGCCACTAGGCGCAGCTCCTTTACATCCAGATTGCTCATGGCACGCGCCACTGCGCCGATATTTCTAGCATCCTTGGGCTCTACAAGGACCACAATTATGCGTGGCCCCTGCTCTTTCGGGCTAAGATCGCCGTATCCTGGTAACTCTCTATCTTTCATCTCTAGTAACTAGTCAGCATAAACTAAGGACGACCGCACACGTAGATGCTATGTATGCGCTCATCCTTAGTTTATACTGAATGGTTACATATGAGCAAAATACCAAATATTAAATGGCCCATTCTCGGAAAGCTCTCTCAACGTGAGTTTTTAAGTCGCTACTGGCAGAAACGTCCCCTTTTGATGAAGCGCGCGCTTTATCCCTTCCCGGACGTGATCACCCCAGAGGAGGTGGCTGGCATGAGCTGTGACGAGCGTGTTGAATCGCGCTTAATCATGGAGAAGGGGGGGCGTCACCCGTGGGAGCTTAAGCGCGGGCCCTTTAAGCCCGCAATGTTTAAGAAGCTCCCGAAGAGCCACTGGACCATCCTGGTAAACGGCGCTGACCGATTTGTCCCAACCCTTAACGGATTTCTTGACCATTTCTCGTTCATCCCATTCTGGCGCATGGATGACATCATGGTGAGCTACGCTGATGACAAGGGAAACGTCGGGGCACACGTTGATAACTTCGATGTATTTCTAGTTCAAGCAGCAGGTAAACGTGAGTGGAGGATCGAGAGTCAGCCGATCTTAAAGGATGATTTTATTCCCGATCTGCCGGTCAGGCTCCTTAAGAAATTTAAGCCCACTCATAAATGGGTGCTTGAGCCCGGTGATATACTCTATCTGCCGCCCCGTTTTCCGCACCACGGAATTGCACGCGGTAATGGCTGCATGACGATCTCGGTTGGATTTCGAGCGCCTAGCACGAGCGAGCTAATTAACAACGTAGTGGCGAGCGCCCTTTCTCAGATTGATGAGACCGTTAGATTCTCGGACCCTGATTTAAAAGCTCAGGCGCCGGGAGAGATCTCAAAATCTGCTATCAAGAAGATCTCCGCTTCAATTAAAGAGGCGCTGACTAATGAGAGTTTTATCGCTGATTGGCTCGGTCGTTTTACAACTGAGCCGTACTGTGATGTAAAGCTTGAAGCTAACGCGTATCCCGTAACGCAAGCAAAGGTTGCCAAGGTTATTCGAGAGTCCGCCTTTATCGTACGCGCAGAGGGTTCAAGGCTCGCATTTGTGCGAAACAGTAAGACCGCCATCTCGCTCTTCGTTAACGGCGAGCGCCGAGAGCTTTCAGGCAAGGTCGCCCTGTGTGCTCAGATCCTGGCCGATCGAATTATCGTGCCGGTAGGTGACATAATTTCGCTCTTAAATGACGGGCAGGTGCAGCAACTCTTTGTGAATCTATTGAGTACTGGTGCTGTTGTGCTTGAGGAATAAAGGCAGCACTACTAAAAGTGCAAAGCTGCCTACCACCATATATGGAGCTTATCGCCAAGCTTGACCTACCGGTGCTCGTAGTATCACTCCATTATCTAGGCAGTATTAATCACACCCTCCTTACTATTGAAGCTCTTCGTGCAAGGGGTGTCGCGATTATGGGCGTTGTTTTTAACGGAGCAGAGCTACCTGACTCTGAGCGTATTATCGAGCGCTTAGGGCAGGTGCACATTATCGGCAGGATTCCAGAACTTGCAGAGCTCTCACCGGAGACTATTCGCTCAGTAGTTCCGCAGCTGAAGCTATACTATTTAACTAGTCAGGCCCGCTCAATAGGTCCCGGTTCATAGGGTACAATCGGGAGAATGCTGCATTTACACTGCGGTGATAATAGCTTACAATTTACCCACTATGTATAATAGGCGGCTAACTGCTCCAAATCACTCGTTCTTTCTCTTTGGTCCGCGCGCCACAGGGAAAACAACATGGCTCCGTAACCAGGTATCAGCAAGCTTATGGGTAAATTTGCTGCTCGATGAAGAGCTTATTCCGATCCTTACCAGCCAAGTCCAATTTAGAGCTCAAGTGAATGCCCTACCAGCCGGGTCTTGGGTTGTCATCGACGAAGTACAGAAAGCACCCTCTCTCTTAAACCATATTCAGGATATCATCTCCCTACGTGGTGATGATATCCGTTTCGCGCTGAGTGGTTCGAGCGCGCGTAAGCTGCGGCGCATGAATGTTAACCTACTCGCCGGGCGCGTCATTCAGCGTAACTTCTTTCCCCTCACGTTTGCCGAACTCGGAGCTGAATATTCGCTAGAGTCAGCAATCACGACGGGGCTACTTCCTGGCATAGTGAACCAAAAGGAATTCGGCCCCGAGATGTTGGAAGCCTACGTCGCTACCTATCTCAAAGAAGAGATTCGCCAGGAGGCTCTCGTAAAAGATATCGCTTCGTTTACCCGCTTCCTTCGAATTGCCTCTATCATGAATGGGCAGCTACTTTCTTACACTAACGTCGCGCGTGATGCAGGTGTCGCGAGGAGCACTGTCGAAAGATATTTTGAGATCCTCGTCGACACACTCATCGCTACAATCGTCCCAGCTTGGCAGCCTCGTGCAAAGGTGCGCGAGGTCGCTCAGCCAAAGTTCTTTCTTTTTGATTGTGGCGTTGCTCGAGCACTACAGGGACTGATCCGTGATACTCCCCGAGAGTATGAAACCGGCGCATTACTCGAAACTCTCGTTTTGCATGAACTGAGAGCCGCAATTTCCTACTTAAACTGTGGCGGCGAAATCTACCACTGGAGAACAAGTGGCGGCTCAGAGATAGATTTTATTTGGCAAAGAGGTGAGCGTGTCATTGGCTTTGAGATCAAGTCATCGAGCCAGTGGCGCTCAGATTTCGGAAAGTCCCTGCGTCCCCTTCTTCACGAAAAGAAGCTCTCAAGAGGTATCGTTATCTTCCGGGGCAAAACTCCAACATTGCAAGAAGGCGTCGAAGGATTTCCGTTGTTGAACTTTCTTCAACTGCTCTGGAGTGGAGAGATTCTGAGGTAGCAAAGCCACTCCAAACTTATCTAGAGGCCGCCGGTAACTATTCACTTGGTCAGACCAGTGTATCGCCCACCTGAGCATTTATACCTAGCCGTTCTGGAGAACGGCGTTCCCAGCGCTTCGCCGCATCGTTATTCTATTGGGGTAGTTATTGAACACCTATGCTGACTCTACGCCATCATAGCGCGCAGCTGACTGACAATACGTGGGACCCCCTCACTAGCTATCGTCTGCACAACATGAAAGGTCTCGTCGGCTAATCCAGAAGGGTTTGGATCGACTACAAACTTCGTAGACTCAAACGGCACATGATCTACCAAGCTTGCCGCCGGATAGACCTCTAGTGATGTTCCAACTACGATAAAGAAATCGGCGCTCTTTGCGACCTCAATGGCGCGCTCCATCAGCGGCACCGCCTCACCGAACCAAACTACGTGCGGACGAAGCTGTGAGCCCTCCTCACACCGATCTCCAAGCTCGATATCGGTCGTGCAATCGCGCAGTAGCTTTTCATTGCGAGAGCTGCGTGCCTTCATAATCTCGCCGTGCAGGTGGATAACCTCGCTACTTCCGGCGCGCTCGTGCAGATCGTCGATATTTTGCGTAATAATCGTAACCTTAAAGAGGCTTTCAAGCTCCTTGAGCGCTAGGTGCGCTGCGTTCGGCTTAGAAGCCTGTATCGAACGACGCCGCTTGTTGTAAAAGCGCAAGACCTGCCCCGGATCACGTCGCCAACCCTCTGGAGTTGCGATCTGTGATATCTGCATCCCCTCCCATAAACCACCACTGCCACGAAAGACGCCTAGGCCGCTCTCTGCGCTTATGCCAGCACCGGATAGTACAACAACGTGGCGATCTCGCACTCTATATGCCTCTTGTCTGAAATAGAAGAATTTAGGCGATCGTAAGATCCTTACAGAGGTACACATCCTGAATTGCGTTTAGGAGCTCGACACCATCCTTCATCGGCTTCTGGAAGGCTTTACGACCAGAGATTAGCCCCATACCACCCGCGCGTTTATTAATCACGGCGGTCTTAACGGCCTCACTCAGATCGTTACTACCCGAACCACCACCTGAGTTAATCAAGCCGATGCGACCCATATAGCAGTTTGCAACCTGGTAACGAGCCATGTCGATGATATGCTCGCTACAGAGCGTAGTGTACATACGCTCATCGAGCTTGCCGTACGATGATGTGCCGGTATTAAGCGCCTTAAAGCCTCCGTTGTTTTCGGGCAGCTTCTGCTTGACGATATCAGCCCCAATCGTTGCACCTAGATGGTTAGCCTGGCCGGTTAGGTCCGCAGCAACTTCGTGGTTAACACCGTTAACCTTAAAGCCTGCATTACGAACGTAGCACCACAGAATGGTTGCCATACCGAGTGAGTGCGCCTCTGAGAACACCTTAGAGACCTCTACGATCTGACGGGTAGATTCGGGCGAGCCGAAGTAGATCGTTGCTCCTATAGCGGTACAGCCCTGGTTCCAAGCATCCCGTACCTGCGCAAACATGACCTGGTCGTGTCTGTTCGGATAAGAGAGTAGCTCGTTATGATTAATCTTCAGGATAAACGGAATCCGATGCGCATACTTGCGCGCTACACTACCAAGGCCGCCGTAGGTTGTTGCAACCGCGTTACACCCTCCCTCGATAGCAAGGCGCACGATATTCTCCGGATCAAAATAAATTGGATTCTTTGCGAATGAAGCCCCTGCTGAGTGCTCAATGCCTTGATCAACTGGCAGGATCGAGAGGTATCCGGTGCCATTTAGGCGGCCATGATCATAGAGCGATTGAATTGAACGCAGGACTGGCACCGAGCGGTCGGAGTGGGATAATACCCGCTCGATAAAATCTGGCCCCGGCTGTGAGATCTGTGTAGCTGGGATGCCCTTACAGGTATGTTCAAGTAATGACTTGGCCTCTGATCCTAAGAACTCTGCTATGTCGCTTATATTCATACATGACTCCATGATAACGGTGCGATTATAGGGGGTTCTTACCGGCTGGATCAAGGGGTGCTAACCTATCAGGGGTCGATTTGCAGAGCAAATTGCGTTTTGTAACATTAACTATTCACACAAAATTTAACATCCCCGATCAGAGGATGCTCATTTTAAGGGTGAAAGTTAATCACGCAGCAGCGAGAGAACCAAACGGGGCTGCATATTGGCCTGTGCCAGGATGGCTGTTCCCGCCTGCTGCAGGATCGTTGAACGCGAGAGCTCCGTGCTCTCGGCCGCTACATCTATATCCATAATAGCGCTCTCTGCGGCTTGGAAGTTCTCGCGCGCTACGGCGAGATCCCTAATGGTCATAGCAAGGCGACTCTCTACAGCACCGAGGGTACCCCTGTTTCTTGTAACTGAGGTAACAGCGGCTTTAATAGCATCGAGCGCAAGCCTTGAAGCTGATTGGGATTCAAGAGTTGTCGCTCCGAATAAAGAATAGGTATGGACCGATGATCCCGCTGCCGCCAGGCCAAGCGACGCCAGGGTGGCCTGAACACCTGAGAACGAGATCTGCGAGAGCGAGGTCCCATCAAAACCAACCTGAAAGGAAACGCCACCACCACCACTCAACAACTGCAACCCGTTGAACGTTGTAGTGTGTGCAACCCGCTCAACCTCGCTTAGCAGCGCAGAGAATTCGCTTTGTAGCGCCGCGCGCTGCTGATTACTATATGCCCCGTTAATAGACTGCTCGCTCAACTCAACCAAGCGCGTCAGTACCTGTGAGATCTGCCCAATAGCTCCATCAGCAATAGAGATGATAGAGATACCATCTGTAGCATTCCTAGTGGAGACAGCTGAAACGCGGGTATCTCCACGTAAACTTTGCGCAATCGCCAAACCCGCCGCGTCATCGGTCGAGCGATTGATACGCAATCCACTTGAGATCCTTTGATACGACTGGTTCAGGGTCTCAGTTGAGAGCTTTATATTACGTTGAGCTCTCAAGGACGCGACATTTGTTTTAATGCCTAACCCCATACTCGCATCCTATCTAGGCGTTTACTGTAGTAACTGCAGGGCTAACTTCGGCTGTTGATTGGCCTGTGCCAAGATCGCAGCGCCGGCCTGTTGCAAGATGCTAAGGCGCGTCAGCTCCGCAGCTTCCGTAGCAACATCCACATCTCTAATCTGACTCTCTGCCGCTGTGAAGTTTTCACGAGCAACTTGCAGATTATTGATCGAGGTATGAAGGCGGCTCTCCAATGCTCCAAGTCGACCACGATTGTTGTTAATCGAAACTACCGCAAGCGCAATTGCATCTAGCGCCAGCCGAGCAGCGGATTGCGCCTCTGCAACGGTAGCTCCTGAAATCGAGTAGGTTGGTGCCGATTCGCCCGCTGCTGCTAGGCCAATCGCTTGTAACGTTGTGTCAACGTTGTCGTAAGATAAGCGTGAGAGCGAGCTTCCGTCGAAACCGATCTGGAACACAAGTGACTGGCCGCTACTCAGTAGGTTCAGCCCGTTAAACTTGGTCGTTACTGCAATACGTTCAACTTCGCTTGCAAGTGCTGAGAACTCGTTTTGCATCGCCGAACGCTGTACATGGTCGAATACACCGTTGGCGCTCTGTTCTGCTAGTTCGGAAAGTCTATTCAAGGTTGCCCCGATCTGTCCAATCGCCTGATCTGCTATCGAAATAACAGAGATACCATCGTTAGCATTTCTAATAGCTACCGTTGCTATCGCAGATTCTGCCTTCAGGCCCTCTGCTATCGCGAGACCTGCAGCATCATCGCTTGCTCGATTGATCCTAAGTCCGCTCGCTAATCGGGCGTATGATGTCTTGAGACGCTCACTCGACTGATCTACGTTTCTTTGTGCTATTAGCGAGGGTAGGTTCGTTCGAATATTAATCGCCATTTTATCTTCTCCTTGGCTGACCAGCCCACTATAATTTGGGCTGGTACTGTGTTCTCCTAAACTGGTCCGGGTCTTTGCGTCTCAACGGCAAACTTTGCCGTCATGACGTTTCAAAGATGGAAAGGAGCAAGGAGCTTGCCAAGAGTTGGCTTTAGGCTAGGGCATGGCTTGCAACTACTCGATGTAGCACTAGAAAAGCTGCTTACCATCGATCACCCTAGTAACGTACTCACGGGTCGAACGGGGAAGAAATGGGGCCACATGGTCGTAGTGTGCAGGGTCACGTCCTGCCCGTTCACTACGATTTTGAGCAGAAGCTACCCTACCCTCACCAGCATTGAACGCCGCAACCGCCAACTTCTCTAACGAAGTTTCATCAACAGCCTTATGGGTTCTTAGCTTATTGGGGAGATCGGTCGGCGCACGAAAGATATCGTGCAGGTACTTCAGGTAAGAGGTGCCGAGCTCCATATTAAGATCGGGATTAAAGGGGTCGTAGCTCCTCTCGGTATCCCCAGCTTTGGAGAGGAGAAACTTGCCGGTTGTATCTAGGAGCTGAAAGAGTCCCTTTGAGGCGTGCCCATCGGAGCTAACCGCTGTTGTATTAAAACTAGATTCTGCCTTAACAACCGCCATTGATAGCGCTGGGTCTAGCCCAACCTTCTCACTCAGGGAGTGCAGCCGAGCACGGATCTCCTGCGTTGCGAGTTGCGGCACTTGCCGTTCAGCAATCACCGGAGCGTTCTGTAGATCTATGCGCTTGACCTCAAGCACCGTCGGAACTTTGACGTTCTGTGCCGTGTCCACCACTTGAATAGGCTGGCTCTCGCTAGCTCCAAGCGGGGTCATACGGGGCATCTCAAGGCTTGAATCGGGGAGTCTCAGGCTCGCTTTAAACTCCTCCAGCGGATTTCGGCCCCCCTCTCTAATGGCCGCAAATTGAGGTGGATTTTGAAGATCCCCTATCGTTTCAGTAGGTTTGGCGGTTTTGGTAAGCACGCCTTTCAGATCCTGCTCAAACGAAACGCTCTCGTCCTTTACAGCATGGTGAGCTGGCGCCTTAAGCAGGCCCGAGATATCTTTGTATGAGGCTCCAAAATCGATACGCATATGGTGCTTTTCCTATGCACCATGCTTTGCACTAGACGTGCCAACATTACAGCTGTTATTTCAGTATGTTACGCGCTATAAATGGTCAGACAAGCGCCAATCTACCGGCACTAGTCCGTGCTGTAATAGATAGTCATTGGCCTGAGAGAAGTGCTTGCATCCAAGAAACCCACGGTAAGCCGAAAGGGGTGAAGGGTGCGGCGCCTCAAGTACTAGGTGCTTGGCACGATCAACGAACGCCCCTTTTTTCTGCGCATAGGCGCCCCACAACATAAACACTATATGTGAGCCGTGATCATTTAACTCTCGAATGATCCGATCCGTAAATCGCTCCCATCCCCGTAACGCATGCGAGCCTGGCTTGCCCTCCTCAACGGTTAAGACAGAGTTAAGTAAAAGCACCCCCTGCCGAGCCCACGGCTCAAGATCTCCCTGTTTTGACCTCGCAATACCGAGGTCGCCCTCAAGTTCAAGGAAGATATTAACTAAACTTGGCGGAGGAGGCGTTGGTGCTTTGACAGAAAAACAGAGACCGTGTGCCTGATTTGGTCCGTGATAGGGATCCTGTCCGATAATAACCACCTTGGCCTGATCGAATGGGGTACATTGCAGGGCGTTAAAAACCTCGGCGTTTTTTGGATATACGACGGTGCCTGTACGGCGCTCAGACTCAACAAAATCTAGCAGCTCACGGAAATAGGGTTGCTCCCGCTCTCCGCTGAGCACCTCTGTCCAGGTTAATTTCGGTGTTGTTATATGAGCAGCAGTACCCATGGTAGAATTTGTGTTATCGCTAGTATTTTCGTGCATCCTCTATCTCCTCAAGGATCTGAAGGTATGAGTCGTAACGCCAGGAAGCAATCGTGCCGTTTGCAATCGCATCCCGCACAGCGCACTCAGGCTCCTGCAAGTGGCGACAATCGGCAAAACGGCACCCTACTGCGCTCTCTACGAACTCCGGAAATGCCCTCATAACGCCCTCAACGGAGGCGTGCGAAAGCCCGAAGAACTGAACGCCGGGAAGATCTATTATAATCCTCTGCCCGGTCTTATTATATAAAAATCCGCGCGGCTGCGTTGTCGTCTGCCGTCCCTGCCCGGTCCTATGACTTACCTCACCAACTCTTCTCTCTGCCTCTGGGATCATGTGATTAAGGATAGTACTCTTTCCAACACCTGAAACTCCACACAGAGCTACAATGCGCACCCCATCGGCATTTATCCGCGCCTCTATCTGCTCCATGTTCTGCGACAACTTCGCACTGCAGCAGATAACTTCTATACCTATCTTGCGGTACACCTCTAGCAGCTGGGAGAGCTCCTCAAGTCCTAGATCCACTTTGTTTATAACTAATACTGTAGGGATAGATTGCACCCGTGCCGCAACCAACATGCGATCGATCACAACTGAGTTCAGGATCTGCCCAACCGCCCCTATCACAAAGAGCAGATCTACGTTCGCTCCCATCTTTTTGAGTACCCCTCGGTACGATCGATAGAGATTATGCGTCGAGTGGGACCCTGCTGTTACAAATATCCTACCGTTTCTATTTTCAAAGGTAACCGTATCACCCACAACAACCTTAATCGCCTTGGTCGATACCGTGCCCGTAACCACCTCTCCCTGTTCGGAAAGTATGGTTACCTGACGACGTGCCGCCTCAAGAACTGTGCCTAAGTTGCTTAGTTGTTCCGTCATACGATGCGTGCTTACGAAAATAGTCGCGATACTCCCAAAGAACGTGGTTAAACCCAACCTTCTGCTGTACACTATCCTAATGCAATCAAAGATCAAAAGCTGGGGTCCATCTGTCTCGATTAAGGTCGTGCGATCCGGTCAACGTGGGGCACCGTTTATTCCAGGGCTGCTACTTATAGCGCTTGCGCTAGTCGTAATCTTTTCGCCAAAGCTCTTTCTAGGTGCTATCGCTATAGTATTTCTGTGCTTCGGTATGCTTATGTGCTACGTCGCTTGGAGGATTATCTGCTTTAAGAAGCACGTTTCTCAGATGACCAAGGATTTAGAGCGCCGTTTTTATGCGCACTCCTCCAATATGGAGGATCCTCTGGACGCTTTTATGGAGAAACCGGATATAGATATCACAGAGACGGATAGTAAGAAGATAATATACCACTAATTATTCACCCCCGTTCACCCCCGCTTTGCTCCGCATCCCTATCCTATTGGGCGAGGCGTTAGCACTGGGACCGCCGGTATCTGACCGGCCATGAAAAAGATAGTACTCCTGAATTTATACCTAGCCGTTCTGGAGAAGGGCACTCCCAGCGCTTCGCCTACGCTTGCATTACGAATGTCTGATACATCTCAACATCATCCACGGGAACTTAGAGCTATCAAATCTCTACACAACTCGCTCCAAAGCTATCTGAACAGTGCCGCAAACTAGCGTCTCGTTCTCTATGCTAACGGTGCGCTCAACAAGGGGCGATCCTAGCGCTGCTACCACCTCAATACAGAGGGTCTCTGACTTTATGTAGGCTTCATGTGCTGCAAGAAGAGCCTGCGCCCCGCTAATTGAAAGACGGATACGATCCGCCATATTAAGATCTGCCTCTTTGCGCATATCCTGGATCTCACGCACCAGATCGCGCGCCTGGCCCTCCAGCGCAAGCGCTGGAGTAACTGCTATATCGAGTGCGACCACGAATCCATCTCCTGATTCTACCGCAAGGCCTGGCTTTCCTGAGAATCCCACCTCAACCTCCCCTGGTAAAAGGGTGATATCCCCAATTTTGATTGAGTTTTCACCTACTACCTCGAACTCTCCGTTTCTCACCTTCTGAATAACCTCTTGAACACGCGCACCGAGGCGCGGACCTAGAACGCGCGCATTTACCTTGGCGCTAAGCGTTGCTATTGAGGAGGCATCCTCAAGAAACTCAATCGATTTAACGTTTAACTCTCCACACAGAACTGGGATGTACGGCGCAAGCTCCTGCGCCATTGAATCTCGCCCCGCTATCTTTGCTACTGCCAGTGGCAACCGTACGCGTAACTTTTCACGCGCGCGCACAGAGAGCCCCGCTGAGACCATCGCTCGCACTAAATTAACCTGCCGTGATAATTTTAGGTCGATCTGAGATTCTCGAACCTTTGGCCAACTCGAAAGGTGCACGCTCTCCTTAAATCCGAGCCGCTCCCACACCAGCTCGGCAATAAATGGACATAGCGGAGCTATTAACTGCGCATATGTTGTCAGCACCTCGTAGAGGGTTGCATAAAAAGCCATCTTCTCGGGTGACCGGGGGTCCTCCGACCAGACCCGCTCTCGGCTACGCCGAATGTACCAGTTGTTGAGGGTATCTAAGAAGGGCGCAAAGAGTCGCATTGCGTCATTAATACGGTAGCCATCCAGTAGCTCTGTAATGGAGCGCTTAAGGATCTCAACCT
The nucleotide sequence above comes from Pseudomonadota bacterium. Encoded proteins:
- a CDS encoding glycosyltransferase family 87 protein is translated as MRSIALKLIALLVFACLSYYATTYVTEDDLIDLKIYLYSAERLSRGEPIYNVRYAFPLRATDFELQYLYPPALAALLAPLVSISTTIITPIITPIIIFVWQCGSIIALALTAYMLAQLLSGYLGTGRSPANSYVLFLLLALWPPTLYGIAWGQVNAFILALLVGAAFFTSKRRDRLAGLSLGLAIALKATPAILIVPFIVNKRWRALFYCCLGALAAHLPLMLYPNGLATIQSFLSTVGEIAAGQVVKDPFYDYSLRHFAPFFVDAPATLFLVFSLSLITAYLVLLFRMSRLPVNGAPQSLSHDLLCAFQLLSGIPIMIITSPLVWFHHLVWLFPPLAAVMFLGKTPFIRGSGRLIYIILAPLLYVHVFIRHWEQPGEWIIKTLPLVLSVMTFFLLAKLITRHRTE
- a CDS encoding cupin domain-containing protein, with translation MSKIPNIKWPILGKLSQREFLSRYWQKRPLLMKRALYPFPDVITPEEVAGMSCDERVESRLIMEKGGRHPWELKRGPFKPAMFKKLPKSHWTILVNGADRFVPTLNGFLDHFSFIPFWRMDDIMVSYADDKGNVGAHVDNFDVFLVQAAGKREWRIESQPILKDDFIPDLPVRLLKKFKPTHKWVLEPGDILYLPPRFPHHGIARGNGCMTISVGFRAPSTSELINNVVASALSQIDETVRFSDPDLKAQAPGEISKSAIKKISASIKEALTNESFIADWLGRFTTEPYCDVKLEANAYPVTQAKVAKVIRESAFIVRAEGSRLAFVRNSKTAISLFVNGERRELSGKVALCAQILADRIIVPVGDIISLLNDGQVQQLFVNLLSTGAVVLEE
- a CDS encoding AAA family ATPase, encoding MQSCLPPYMELIAKLDLPVLVVSLHYLGSINHTLLTIEALRARGVAIMGVVFNGAELPDSERIIERLGQVHIIGRIPELAELSPETIRSVVPQLKLYYLTSQARSIGPGS
- a CDS encoding DUF4143 domain-containing protein; amino-acid sequence: MYNRRLTAPNHSFFLFGPRATGKTTWLRNQVSASLWVNLLLDEELIPILTSQVQFRAQVNALPAGSWVVIDEVQKAPSLLNHIQDIISLRGDDIRFALSGSSARKLRRMNVNLLAGRVIQRNFFPLTFAELGAEYSLESAITTGLLPGIVNQKEFGPEMLEAYVATYLKEEIRQEALVKDIASFTRFLRIASIMNGQLLSYTNVARDAGVARSTVERYFEILVDTLIATIVPAWQPRAKVREVAQPKFFLFDCGVARALQGLIRDTPREYETGALLETLVLHELRAAISYLNCGGEIYHWRTSGGSEIDFIWQRGERVIGFEIKSSSQWRSDFGKSLRPLLHEKKLSRGIVIFRGKTPTLQEGVEGFPLLNFLQLLWSGEILR
- a CDS encoding NAD-dependent deacylase, translating into MRDRHVVVLSGAGISAESGLGVFRGSGGLWEGMQISQIATPEGWRRDPGQVLRFYNKRRRSIQASKPNAAHLALKELESLFKVTIITQNIDDLHERAGSSEVIHLHGEIMKARSSRNEKLLRDCTTDIELGDRCEEGSQLRPHVVWFGEAVPLMERAIEVAKSADFFIVVGTSLEVYPAASLVDHVPFESTKFVVDPNPSGLADETFHVVQTIASEGVPRIVSQLRAMMA
- a CDS encoding class I fructose-bisphosphate aldolase — protein: MNISDIAEFLGSEAKSLLEHTCKGIPATQISQPGPDFIERVLSHSDRSVPVLRSIQSLYDHGRLNGTGYLSILPVDQGIEHSAGASFAKNPIYFDPENIVRLAIEGGCNAVATTYGGLGSVARKYAHRIPFILKINHNELLSYPNRHDQVMFAQVRDAWNQGCTAIGATIYFGSPESTRQIVEVSKVFSEAHSLGMATILWCYVRNAGFKVNGVNHEVAADLTGQANHLGATIGADIVKQKLPENNGGFKALNTGTSSYGKLDERMYTTLCSEHIIDMARYQVANCYMGRIGLINSGGGSGSNDLSEAVKTAVINKRAGGMGLISGRKAFQKPMKDGVELLNAIQDVYLCKDLTIA
- a CDS encoding flagellin encodes the protein MGLGIKTNVASLRAQRNIKLSTETLNQSYQRISSGLRINRSTDDAAGLAIAQSLRGDTRVSAVSTRNATDGISIISIADGAIGQISQVLTRLVELSEQSINGAYSNQQRAALQSEFSALLSEVERVAHTTTFNGLQLLSGGGGVSFQVGFDGTSLSQISFSGVQATLASLGLAAAGSSVHTYSLFGATTLESQSASRLALDAIKAAVTSVTRNRGTLGAVESRLAMTIRDLAVARENFQAAESAIMDIDVAAESTELSRSTILQQAGTAILAQANMQPRLVLSLLRD